CTCGCTTCGACCGACGACAACGAAGCGGCGATCGTTGAGTTATATTTACGCTGCCTGAGTCGCGAGCCAAACAGCGCGGAACTGCAAACGTGCTTGACGCATGTGAACCAAACGGGCAATCGCTCTCAGGCGTTTGAAGATGTGCTGTGGGCGCTGGTGAACTCGACGGAGTTCCTAGTTCGCAAGTAGCAAGCAGTCGCGAAAAAACACTCGATCTCGCTGGCATTTCAGACAGAGAATCCACCGATTGCGCAGATTTCATAAATTGATGGAACTGAGCAACAACACACTTTTCCGCAGTGGGTGAGACCAAACGCGGGAAAAATGCGGTTCCCGTTGCGAGATCACTGGACCAGTGTGTTCTGAAACGGGCAAATCGTATTTTTCAAACAGCGGCTGCCAATGGTGCGGCCGAATTTCAAGGTGCCTTATGACGCACAAATATCATCACTGCATTGATGTCAAAATGAACCGTGATGGTGCCGTCGGCCGGCGCGATTTTCTCCGCGGTATTGCGACCGTAGCAACTGCCGGCAGCGCACTGAACTGGGCCGATCTGGTGACGGCCGAAGCTCCGGCGCTGCGCCAGCGCGGGATGGCGTGCATTCTGCTTTGGATGCAAGGCGGGCCGAGCCAGTTTGAGACGTTCAGCCCCAAGCCCGGACACAGCAATGGCGGCGAGACGAAAGCCATATCGACGGCGGTTGCGGGCATTCAAATTGCCGACAGCTATCCTGAAATTGCCAAGCAGATGAAACATTTAGCGATCGTACGCTCAATGACCAGCAAGGAAGGGGCGCATCCGCGGGCCACGCAACTGTTGCACACCGGCTATTTGCCGATGGCCAGTGTGAAATATCCCACGCTCGGTTCGCTCGTGGCCCACGAGAGTGCCGAACGGACCAGCGAACTTCCCTCGTTCGTTCGCATCGGCGGTGGCCGCAACAGCGGCGGTGGAGCGGGATTCCTCGGCGCCCAGTACGACCCGTTCGACATCGGCGACGCGAACTCGCCGCCGACGAACGCCACGCCGGCCACCGAGGTCGCTCGATTCAAGCAGCGGCTTGGCCTGCTCGACCGCCTCGAGAGCGCGGCGCAAGGTGGCCAGTTGTCGGCAGAGACCTCCGAGCATCGCCAGCTCTATCAGCGCGCCTTGAAGATGATTCTCAGCCCCGAGATGAAAGCGTTCGATCTGAGCAAAGAGCCAGAAAAATTGCGCGACGCGTACGGCCGTACTCAATTTGGAGCCGGTTGCTTGCTCGCACGGCGATTGATCGAATCGGGCGTTACATTTGTCGAGGTCGCTTTGAACGGCTGGGATACGCACCAAGACAATTTCAAACGTACCACCGCGCTGTCGGAACAAGTCGATCGGCCGTTCGCCGCCTTGCTGGCCGATTTGCACGACCGCGGCATGATCGACCAAACGCTCGTTATCTGGATGGGTGAATTCGGCCGCACACCGCGAATTAATCCCAACGGTGGCCGCGATCATTATCCGCGGGCATTCAATGTGGCCCTGGCAGGGGGTGGCGTGCGCGGCGGCCAGACGATCGGCGAAACCGACGCCGGCGGCAACGACGTAAAAAGTCGCCCGGTAACCGTTCACGATTTATTTCAAACTTTCTGCAAAAGCCTGCGCATCGATGCGACGAAGGAAAACATGAGTTCCATCGGCCGGCCGATCAAGATCGTCGATGGTGGCAAACCGGTCGTGGAGTTATTTGGCTAAGTCCGAATTGTGCGATGCATCCGAGCCGAATCGTAATGTTGTTGGTGAGCCTGCTTGGTAAATTTTCCTCGCTACAGACGCGGCTTGCGCGGGAATTTGGTGCGAATTGAAATGCCATGGATCATCGGGCAGCGACTTGAAAGCGTCGGATCTCAACCTCCGAGTAAATGGCGTTCGAAACCTTTTCGCGCACCGCTCGCGATGCCGAATCCTCAATCAAAGTTTATCCTTCACAGCCAGTAGCCCGACGTGGCCGGCAGCGAATTTCATGTCGCCGTAGCCCGCTAGCCGAACGACTCGAAAGCCGAGCGAGTGTAATTGGGCGGCAAGCTTCCGTTCGTCGAGCAATTGCACCAGGTGCGATTCCCGATCGCGGCGGAAGAGTTTTCCCACTTGTCGAAACGACGTGATGTGGCGAGTAAGCTGCTGGCGGCGCGTATTGGTTTCGACCTCCACGAGCACCGCCCAATCGTCGCCTTCGCGGAACCGCCGCGGTGGATCGCCGCGAAGCAGTAGTTGCGGCGTCAGAAAGTCAAAGATCAAATGGCCTCCTGGCTGAAGCGCACGATGGATGCGGCCAAACATCTTCGCCAGGGCGGCAGCAGGTTTGTGCTGCCTGTCGAATAAATAATTGACGCATTCGCCAATCGAAGTAACCGCCGCGCACGTCGGCAGTTTTGCTCGCAAAAACGACTCGCAGCGGAAGTTCGCTTGCGGCGCTCGCTGCTGGGCCAACTGAATCATCGCGGGCGAAATGTCGATCCCTTGCGCATCAAATCCGGCCGCCAACAATTGCTCCGTCCAAATGCCGCTGCCGCAGCCCAGGTCGATCACCAGCCCGGAAGTCACTTTTCCCTCGCGCAGAACCTTCAGCAAACCCGGTACTGCCCGGCGAGCAAATTCGCCGTGGCCGACGTCATGAATGTAGGCCAAGTCGTCACGATAAGGAATGGTCATGGCGTCGAATTTGCGAGCGAAAGCGGAGTCGGCAAGTTGACTTTCCCGTATCTCTTGGCCAATACTTATTTGACGCATCGACAAGGGCAAAGCGAGCAACCGTCATCGACTTGAATGCTTCGTCGCCGGTGACGTAGGTTCGTGCCACCTTTTTCCTGGCTCCCATTCCCATCATGGCCAAATTACGCGAAATCATCGATTCCTGTCACATCAAGCCCGGCAAGAAGTTCAAGCTGAAAGATCACGATCCCGCCTGGGCCGGCAACCCAGATGTCCCCAAAAAGGAACGCAAAGAGTTCGCGGAACATTCGCTGACGCAGGACGTCGCCGAACTCGCCAACGCGCAAGAATTGCTCTACGCCTCCGACACCTGGTCGCTGCTCATCGTGCTGCAGGCGATGGATGCGGCGGGCAAAGATGGCACGATCAAGCATGTGATGTCGGGCATCAATCCGCAAGGCTGCCAAATCTATAGCTTCAAACAGCCAACGAGCGAAGAACTCGATCACAACTTTCTGTGGCGAAACATGGTGTGCTTGCCGGAGCGCGGCAAAATCGGCATCTTCAACCGCTCCTACTACGAGGAAGTGCTGGTCGTAAAGGTGCATCCAGAGTTACTGGCGGCTCAACGAATTCCCGACGCCAAGGTGAACGACAACTTTTGGAAGGCGCGCTACAATGACATCAACCACTTCGAGCAGCACCTCGCGCGCAACGGCACCCGGATTGTGAAATTCTATCTCAATCTCTCGAAGGCCGAGCAGCGCGAGCGATTCTTGGCCCGCATCGAGAACCCCGACAAACATTGGAAAATCTCGCCGTCCGATATTTCCGAACGCAAGTATTGGGACGATTACATGCAGGCGTACGACGAGTGCATCAGCGAAACCAGCACGGATTGGGCCCCGTGGTACGTGATTCCTGCCGACCACAAGTGGGTAAGCCGCGCCCTAATCGCAAGAATCTTGACTCACGAAATTGACTCGCTGAACTTGACGTTCCCAGAAGTAAGCCCAACGAAAAAAAAGGAAATCGAGGCGGCCAAGCAGCTACTCGAAACAGAAGAGAAGAATTCTTGAAAATACACCACGACTTACTGCCCTGACTGCTAGACCCTGCCCAACCACCGCTGTCGCATTGCCGAATCGGAGCCGCGCACGCCGGAAGCGTACCGCCGTTTTCGCCGCCTCGGTAGCGAGCGTTCACCGTCACCGTCTCACTCCGCGAGTCGAACAGCCGTTTGTGGAGTGAGAGCACTCAATTTTCCCCGGCAATGGCATCACCACCAACAATTTGGTAACAAACGCGGCCTGGGACTCGAAAACGCGGCTAGGGTGACCGTACAAGCAGATCTGTCGCAGTGGGAAAACACGGTTTGCCCGAGCGACTCCAACAGGCCCGCCCAGGGCAATTCACTATTTCAATTTGGGCACCCAAGAATTCCAGCCCGACGCGTTCGCGAGGGGTGCGATAGACTCGAATTTCCAGCATTTTCTACTTCCTCATTGCTCACGCGGCGGGCGTCCAAGTCGTTCCATTTTGAAAGTGTGGTTCGCACGACAGCCCCGCCTATGCCTCTTGACGACTCTCCGCCGACGACGTAGTTTAACATCAATCGCCGATTGCCCTTGCAGCGCTTCGGGGGCGGCCTATAATCCCTTAGTTTCCCGCCGCACGGCCCGTGCTAGCAAGCGCGTTCGCGCCGCGAATCGATGCATATTGAAGGCAACCGTGCGGGTGTAGCTCAGTTGGTAGAGCACCACGTTGCCAACGTGGTTGTCGTGGGTTCGAATCCCATCACCCGCTCTTGGCGGAATCAGTTGGCTAGCGCAGATTTTGCGGGGGACAGGCCCTTCATGACACTCAGTAGACTGAATTCTTGAACCCATCGAATTCGGTAGTGCTGTGTCAGCCTGAAACAATCAGGTTTCCCAGGGCCAGGTTCCCTATTTTTGTTGGCAGATTTTTATCGTTGACAATGGATTGTCGCATTTTCCGCACCTCCATTATTTGAACCATTGTCGCAATGGCTGAAACACAAACCGAATCACCCGACATCGACGACGCCGAAGTTGAACGCGAGCCGCTCAAGCTGGAAATCAAGATCGACCAGCCGAGTACGTGCCAGCGTCACGTAATCGTGAAAATTCCCCACGACGACGTCGAGAAGTATTTCGACAAGGCGTTTACCAACCTTTTGCCTACCGCGCAAGTGCCAGGCTTTCGCGCCGGCCGCGCGCCGCGCAAATTGGTCGAACATCGCTTTCGGAAGGAAGTGAAAGACCAGGTGAAGGCCGACTTGCTCATGGACGCGATGGCCCAAGTGACCGAAGATCAAAAACTGGCCGCGATCAGCGAACCGGAATTCGACGTGGCCGCGGTCGAAGTGCCCGACGACGGGCCGCTGACGTTCGAGTTCGACATCGAAGTGCGGCCCGAATTCGATCTGCCGAATTGGAAAGGGCTGACGATCGAGCGGCCGACGCGTCAGTTCAGCGAAAGCGACCTCGACGAGCAGATGAAGCGGTTGCTGTCGCGCCACGGCCGACTGGTCCCCTACGAAGGGGCAGCCGGTGCCGAAGACTACGTCGTCGTCAATCTTACCTTTAAGGACGGAGAGACCGTCGTTTCTCGCGTGGAAGAGTTGTCGATTTGTATTCGGCCCACGCTCAGCTTCCGCGACGGCAAGATCGAGAAGTTCGACCAATTGATGATCGGCGCCGCGGCCGGCCAGTCGCGGTCGGCTAGCGCCAAGCTGTCGGATGATGCGCCCAACGAAGCCCTCCGCGGCAAATCGGTGACCGCCGAATTTGAAGTGCTCGAAGTCAAGAAGCTGGAACTGCCCGATCTGAACCCAGCAATGCTCGACGAGATCGGCGGATTTGATACTGAAGCAGAGCTTCGCCAGGCAGTCCGCCGCGATCTGGAAAGGCAGCTTGAGTATCATCAGCAGCAACGCGCACGGCAGCAGATTACGCAGGTGCTGGTGGCCTCGGCCAATTGGGAATTGCCGCCGGCGCTGCTCCGTCGCCAAAGCCGGCGGGAGCTGGAACGAGCGGTGCTGGAGCTGCGCCGTAGCGGCTTCGCCGAAAGCGCCATTCGCGCTCACGAAAACGAACTGCGCCAAAACAGCTTGCTATCGACCGCGCGAGCGCTCAAGGAACACTTCATTCTCGAGCGAATCGCCGAGGAAGAAAAAATCGAAGACGAGCCGGCAGACTACGACACGGAGATTAAGCTGATCGCCGAACAAAGCGGCAAGACGGCTCGTCGCGTCCGCGCACAATTAGAAAAGCGCGGGCTGATGGACGTGCTGCGCAACCAAATTGTCGAGCGGAAGACGATCGCGCTGGTGCAGCAGCACGCCGTTTTCAAGGATGTGCCGTTCAAAATCGAAGCCCCAGATACTGAGGCCGTCGATGAATCGGCCGGCGGCGATGACGCCGAAGAGGCCATTCCCGAAGCAAAGCAGGCAGGTGAAGCGGAACCCCTACGCGAACCGCAGATGCGAACGTAGAATGCCGTCAGACGTCTGTCGACAGTTGCTCGTGACCGGTTGTCGGTTGCGGAAGCCGCCGACAACGGACGGCCGGTTTCATGAGCATCCGACGTTTTCCTCATCCAGGACCAGAGTATGAATTCATTCGATGCCGCGCTCGATCCACGGCTGGCAGCGGTCGCCCCGCAGTTGAACTATCGCGATTACCAGCGTCAGCGGACGCTGACGTTGGGCGATTTGCTGCTGGAAAACCGCATTATCCTTCTGCAGGGAGAAATCTACGACGGTAACGCCAACGAAGTCGTGATGAAGCTACTCTATTTGCAGAGCGAAAATCGCCGCAAAGACATTCACTTTTACATCAATTCCCCCGGCGGCAGCGTCACCGCGACTATGGCGATGTACGACACGATGCAAATTCTGTCGTGCCAGGTGGCCACCTACTGCATGGGTCTGGCCGCCAGCGGCGGTGCGGTCATTTTGGCTGGCGGCGGCAAAGGAAAGCGCTTTGCCTTGCCCAACGCCAAGATTATGATCCATCAGCCCTACGGGCAAGTCGGTGGACAAGTTTCCGACATCGAAATTCAGGCCGACGAGATTTTGAAGACCCGCGAAGCGCTCAACCGAATCCTGGCCAAACACACCGGGCAGCCAATGGAGAGAATCGCCAAAGATACCGATCGCGATCGATATTTGACCGCCATCGAAGCCAAGGAATACGGCTTGGTGG
This Pirellulales bacterium DNA region includes the following protein-coding sequences:
- a CDS encoding ATP-dependent Clp protease proteolytic subunit, which produces MNSFDAALDPRLAAVAPQLNYRDYQRQRTLTLGDLLLENRIILLQGEIYDGNANEVVMKLLYLQSENRRKDIHFYINSPGGSVTATMAMYDTMQILSCQVATYCMGLAASGGAVILAGGGKGKRFALPNAKIMIHQPYGQVGGQVSDIEIQADEILKTREALNRILAKHTGQPMERIAKDTDRDRYLTAIEAKEYGLVDEVLDKPLSQPEEDDVEKK
- a CDS encoding class I SAM-dependent methyltransferase, which gives rise to MTIPYRDDLAYIHDVGHGEFARRAVPGLLKVLREGKVTSGLVIDLGCGSGIWTEQLLAAGFDAQGIDISPAMIQLAQQRAPQANFRCESFLRAKLPTCAAVTSIGECVNYLFDRQHKPAAALAKMFGRIHRALQPGGHLIFDFLTPQLLLRGDPPRRFREGDDWAVLVEVETNTRRQQLTRHITSFRQVGKLFRRDRESHLVQLLDERKLAAQLHSLGFRVVRLAGYGDMKFAAGHVGLLAVKDKL
- the tig gene encoding trigger factor, producing MAETQTESPDIDDAEVEREPLKLEIKIDQPSTCQRHVIVKIPHDDVEKYFDKAFTNLLPTAQVPGFRAGRAPRKLVEHRFRKEVKDQVKADLLMDAMAQVTEDQKLAAISEPEFDVAAVEVPDDGPLTFEFDIEVRPEFDLPNWKGLTIERPTRQFSESDLDEQMKRLLSRHGRLVPYEGAAGAEDYVVVNLTFKDGETVVSRVEELSICIRPTLSFRDGKIEKFDQLMIGAAAGQSRSASAKLSDDAPNEALRGKSVTAEFEVLEVKKLELPDLNPAMLDEIGGFDTEAELRQAVRRDLERQLEYHQQQRARQQITQVLVASANWELPPALLRRQSRRELERAVLELRRSGFAESAIRAHENELRQNSLLSTARALKEHFILERIAEEEKIEDEPADYDTEIKLIAEQSGKTARRVRAQLEKRGLMDVLRNQIVERKTIALVQQHAVFKDVPFKIEAPDTEAVDESAGGDDAEEAIPEAKQAGEAEPLREPQMRT
- a CDS encoding DUF1501 domain-containing protein; this encodes MNRDGAVGRRDFLRGIATVATAGSALNWADLVTAEAPALRQRGMACILLWMQGGPSQFETFSPKPGHSNGGETKAISTAVAGIQIADSYPEIAKQMKHLAIVRSMTSKEGAHPRATQLLHTGYLPMASVKYPTLGSLVAHESAERTSELPSFVRIGGGRNSGGGAGFLGAQYDPFDIGDANSPPTNATPATEVARFKQRLGLLDRLESAAQGGQLSAETSEHRQLYQRALKMILSPEMKAFDLSKEPEKLRDAYGRTQFGAGCLLARRLIESGVTFVEVALNGWDTHQDNFKRTTALSEQVDRPFAALLADLHDRGMIDQTLVIWMGEFGRTPRINPNGGRDHYPRAFNVALAGGGVRGGQTIGETDAGGNDVKSRPVTVHDLFQTFCKSLRIDATKENMSSIGRPIKIVDGGKPVVELFG
- a CDS encoding polyphosphate kinase 2 family protein, translated to MAKLREIIDSCHIKPGKKFKLKDHDPAWAGNPDVPKKERKEFAEHSLTQDVAELANAQELLYASDTWSLLIVLQAMDAAGKDGTIKHVMSGINPQGCQIYSFKQPTSEELDHNFLWRNMVCLPERGKIGIFNRSYYEEVLVVKVHPELLAAQRIPDAKVNDNFWKARYNDINHFEQHLARNGTRIVKFYLNLSKAEQRERFLARIENPDKHWKISPSDISERKYWDDYMQAYDECISETSTDWAPWYVIPADHKWVSRALIARILTHEIDSLNLTFPEVSPTKKKEIEAAKQLLETEEKNS